ATCTCAATCATCACATGGGACCAAACAACACATAAGCAATCATCATATATTAgccacatcaacacaaggcagtccaTTAATGTCTCTTTTAAACAGTATGAGAGTTCTTATGCAACATGGTTCATTCATCTAACAACCTAGATCCATCATGAACTACCAACCTAACTTACACAACAAGGACTAATCAGATCTAGATCCAACAAGATTAATATAAATGACTTGAGAGAAACTGGGTTCGGATCACCTCACCTTAACTTAGATCTGAACACAAAAAGCGAGAGAAGATGAGATCTGAACCACCCCACTGATCAGCtacacaaccaccaccaccaccaccggcgCCGGCGAGGAGAGAGAAGCGGACGGCGAGGAGAGAGAAAGGGAGGCGGCGcgcagaggagagagagaagaaggagagagacgcgcgggagagaggagagaagagagaagagagaagagagaaagacgGCGGCGCTGGGGAGAGAGCTTGACGGCTAGGGTTTCCAGTTCTCCGGGAATCTCTGCAGAGCTCCGCTTCAATTTTGTGAATAGGACATAAGGAGGTGGCTGTAGTCCTTTTTATAAGGATGAGGAGGAGTGACCTAGGTTcctattataaaaataatgggTCCGAGATAGGGATGTTACATCCGTCCTCTCTGTCCCAAGCTTACTCTCCCATGTCCTTGTGCCACCGGATCTGTCGCAGGAACAATTTCAGGAACTGGCATCTCCAGGGAGTGTCCTGAGATGCACAATGATCCTGACTCGTCTTGTTGCCAATACACTTCAACCATTATTCCCCTCGGATTATCCTCAGTTTCGGTTCCTGGTATACCAACAAATCTTGCCCCAACTGGTATCTGTAGATTGGATTGCATCAGCTCAAGTCTCTGTTTAATGGAATATAAGAGCATGAGATGTAAGTTATTTACCTCGACGGATGAGCCAGATGTTAGTTCAAGAGTGACCATTGTTCCAGCAACAGCAGCGCTTTCGAGTTCAGCTTTTCTTGCTATGTTCAAGAAGACTTCTTCAAGAGTCGCAAGACCAATTTGGATGTCTGAGATTCCGAACTCGGTTTCTTTTTCTTGCAGCTCAGCGAAAAAATTCTGTTTCATTGTTAAAGAAAAGCAAAGAAGTTTTTAAATCATTTACGGTTAGTTCCATAGTAGGTATAGTATTTCTAGAAATTATAATTTGTGTATATCCTTTACAGCCAATAGATTTTCTTTCTCATGCGGTATAACCAAAGTCATGAAGGCCTTGTTTTCTTCTACCGGTTTGACATTGAGATGCTGCAAAGAAAACATCACAGCTCAGAGTACGTTAGACTAAGTTACCCACATTTTAATATAGAAACTTCTAGAGGCTGCTAAAAGACACTCACATCTATAAAGAACTTCTTCACTGGCTCGTGTGAATCTGCACCACCAGCTTCACCATTGTGGtcatttttgttgttttcttggTTATTTTTTTCAGAGAAGCTAATGTTAGCAACAAAACCAGTGCCAAAGCGAGATTTCAACCTGATGGAGGTTCCAATGCAGCGAAGCCTGCCCTTAGCCATTATCC
This genomic stretch from Raphanus sativus cultivar WK10039 chromosome 3, ASM80110v3, whole genome shotgun sequence harbors:
- the LOC130494648 gene encoding ABC transporter A family member 2-like; protein product: MKRRLSVAVSLIGDPKLVFLDEPTTGMDPITRRHVWDIIQETKKGRVIILTTHSMEEADILSDRIGIMAKGRLRCIGTSIRLKSRFGTGFVANISFSEKNNQENNKNDHNGEAGGADSHEPVKKFFIDHLNVKPVEENKAFMTLVIPHEKENLLANFFAELQEKETEFGISDIQIGLATLEEVFLNIARKAELESAAVAGTMVTLELTSGSSVEIPVGARFVGIPGTETEDNPRGIMVEVYWQQDESGSLCISGHSLEMPVPEIVPATDPVAQGHGRVSLGQRGRIQQVQGTVIDPDFVRFSTASRRFSRSSSFASRRSSL